A part of Larimichthys crocea isolate SSNF chromosome VII, L_crocea_2.0, whole genome shotgun sequence genomic DNA contains:
- the pdcd7 gene encoding programmed cell death protein 7, with protein sequence MADTYHHPPSDNQQPPVYNSSYLETPYSANGQPPTQPDPTAQRWAPSQGYGGRPYGFRCDFPAPSSAGVAFGGPCLAYPYEYDPSVPCPQPRHFPNMVPTAPGNTHSSSAFQTFPQQYGLDSSLKQQHGYEGFFESGAPFGCSLFPPQDKDRTRAEDKTAVQGKQDQQWLRRFIQSSDKTSRIPQSKQQQQQPCCVPELRQVLYTAALLVSQLAKSCETLRNNVENDSVWMDSYLMALNVKRQLQDKLLNDSCLDSWKGKLSSVARRRSQRLRARKSLQMEEKEKEECISAREADIDTWRMKQIRHVEEKKKEQELKLAADAVLCEVRKKQADVKRMQDVMRSLEKLRRLRKEAASRKGIITEQECEESFSSQLQQLRGVLMKRTAVYSAEEKALMVMLEGEQEEEKRREREKQVKKERERQLHRKHTVDVMLFGDKSSVDSVLQPFREYYTQAERSLHSLLQIRREWDVFVVASDHPDGSPVPQSWILPEPPSVPAWASALHTADTKTDTAHVK encoded by the exons ATGGCCGACACATATCACCACCCTCCGTCAGACAACCAGCAGCCTCCTGTCTATAATAGCAGCTATCTGGAGACACCATACAGCGCTAACGGACAACCGCCGACACAGCCGGATCCCACCGCCCAACGGTGGGCACCTTCACAGGGGTACGGTGGTCGCCCGTACGGATTCAGGTGCGATTTCCCCGCACCGTCTTCTGCAGGGGTGGCTTTCGGAGGGCCTTGCTTAGCCTATCCGTATGAATATGATCCATCTGTCCCCTGTCCACAACCCAGACACTTCCCTAACATGGTGCCCACCGctccaggaaacacacacagcagctcagcaTTTCAAACATTCCCTCAGCAGTATGGGCTGGATTCCAGTCTGAAACAACAGCATGGATATGAAGGTTTCTTCGAGAGTGGCGCTCCATTTGGCTGCTCTCTGTTTCCTCCGCAGGACAAGGACCGAACACGAGCTGAGGATAAAACAGCCGTTCAGGGGAAGCAGGATCAACAGTGGCTCAGACGATTCATACAAAGCAGCGACAAAACCTCTAGGATCccacaaagcaaacagcagcagcagcagccctgcTGTGTTCCTGAGCTGAGACAGGTTCTCTACACGGCAGCTCTGCTCGTCTCACAGCTGGCAAAGTCCTGTGAAACTCTGAGGAACAACGTCGAGAATGACTCTGTGTGGATGGACTCTTATTTAATGGCTTTAAACGTGAAGAGGCAACTACAGGACAAGCTCCTCAATGACAGTTGTTTAGATAGCTGGAAAGGTAAATTGTCTTCTGTTGCTAGGAGGAGGTCCCAGCGACTGAGAGCCAGGAAATCACTgcagatggaggagaaagagaaagaggagtgcATCTCTGCGAGAGAGGCTGACATAGATACATGGAGGATGAAGCAGATACGCCATgtagaggagaagaaaaag GAGCAGGAGCTGAAGCTGGCTGCAGACGCTGTTCTCTGTGAGGTGAGGAAGAAGCAGGCAGACGTGAAGAGGATGCAGGATGTCATGAGATCTTTGGAGAAACTGCGCAGACTGAGGAAAGAGGCAGCTTCGAGAAAAG GTATCATCACTGAGCAAGAATGTGAAGAGTCTTTCAGcagccagctgcagcagctgagggGTGTGTTGATGAAGAGGACAGCAGTTTACTCAGCAGAGGAGAAAGCTCTGATGGTGATGCTGGAaggagaacaggaggaggagaagaggagagagagggagaaacaagtcaagaaggagagagagagacagctgcaCAGGAAGCACACAGTGGACGTCATGTTGTTTGGAG ATAAATCTTCAGTTGATTCTGTTCTGCAGCCCTTCAGAGAATATTACACCCAGGCTGAACGCTCACTGCACTCTTTACTACAAATCAG GCGAGAGTGGGATGTGTTTGTGGTGGCCTCAGATCATCCTGATGGTTCTCCTGTTCCTCAGAGCTGGATCCTGCCAGAACCCCCGTCAGTTCCTGCCTGGGCTTCTGCTCTGCACACCGCTGACACTAAGACAGATACTGCCCATGTCAAGTAG
- the LOC113745982 gene encoding uncharacterized protein LOC113745982 isoform X1 — MTFLLLSLDFSPSEINFLDLKISKDGNGDLHTSIFRKPTDRNTILRADSFHPPWLTNNIPFGQFQRLKRICDSEEDYEKNALDMTQRFKARGYQYKTIFRAYNKAKCLPREQLLAPKQKEQQNSDQVYFVTQYSDHSNAIKQIVKSNWDILKSDSVLREALPDSPTISFRRAPTLKDKLVKSHLPPVSQKTWLSTLKGNHRCGHCNHCSNMINANYFTDVTSGHTFDINTFINCNTSYVVYRLECPCGRFYIGRTKRKLKARLAEHKHAIRTGNPQYPMAVHYKDVSHGSCDSLKISGIEHIEDSIRGGDRLKRLLQRESFWIYTLKATYYPGLNGELDFSPFLVFHPLLCHWQVMLFRSCDLLPAHTEQLSVIIYLTVN; from the exons ATGACTTTTCTGCTTCTTAGTCTTGATTTCTCCCCATCTGAAATAAATTTCTTAGACCTAAAAATCTCTAAAGATGGCAATGGAGATTTACATACCTCCATCTTCAGAAAACCAACTGACCGCAACACAATTCTTCGAGCAGATAGTTTTCATCCTCCTTGGTTAACAAATAATATTCCTTTTGGTCAGTTCCAGAGACTGAAACGTATATGTGACTCAGAAGAAGACTATGAAAAAAATGCTCTAGATATGACCCAGAGATTTAAGGCAAGAGGATATCAATATAAAACTATATTCAGAGCTTACAACAAAGCAAAATGTCTCCCTAGAGAACAACTGTTAGCCCCTaaacagaaagaacaacaaaatTCTGATCAGGTATATTTTGTGACACAATACAGTGACCATAGTAATGCAATTAAACAAATTGTCAAAAGCAATTGGGACATTTTGAAAAGTGATAGTGTTCTTAGAGAAGCTCTTCCAGATTCTCCGACTATTAGCTTCAGAAGAGCTCCTACTCTGAAAGACAAACTTGTTAAGAGTCATCTCCCTCCTGTATCACAGAAAACCTGGCTTTCAACCTTAAAAGGTAATCACAGGTGTGGACATTGCAATCACTGTAGCAATATGATAAATGCCAATTATTTTACTGATGTGACATCTGGTCATACATttgacataaatacatttattaattgcAATACCTCTTATGTTGTTTACAGACTTGAGTGCCCTTGTGGACGCTTCTACATTGGGAGAACAAAGCGTAAACTGAAGGCAAGATTGGCAGAACATAAGCATGCCATTAGAACTGGTAACCCACAGTACCCCATGGCTGTCCATTACAAAGATGTAAGTCATGGTAGTTGTGACTCTTTAAAGATATCAGGCATAGAACATATTGAAGATTCTATCAGGGGAGGAGATAGACTCAAAAGACTCCTGCAAAGAGAGTCATTCTGGATATACACATTAAAGGCCACTTATTATCCAGGGTTGAATGGAGAACTcgacttttctccttttct AGTCTTTCACCCTCTGCTTTGTCATTGGCAGGTCATGctgttcaggtcatgtgacctcctACCTGCTCACACTGAGCAGCTGTCTGTAATTATCTATTTAACTGTGAATTGA
- the LOC113745982 gene encoding uncharacterized protein LOC113745982 isoform X2 → MTFLLLSLDFSPSEINFLDLKISKDGNGDLHTSIFRKPTDRNTILRADSFHPPWLTNNIPFGQFQRLKRICDSEEDYEKNALDMTQRFKARGYQYKTIFRAYNKAKCLPREQLLAPKQKEQQNSDQVYFVTQYSDHSNAIKQIVKSNWDILKSDSVLREALPDSPTISFRRAPTLKDKLVKSHLPPVSQKTWLSTLKGNHRCGHCNHCSNMINANYFTDVTSGHTFDINTFINCNTSYVVYRLECPCGRFYIGRTKRKLKARLAEHKHAIRTGNPQYPMAVHYKDSLSPSALSLAGHAVQVM, encoded by the exons ATGACTTTTCTGCTTCTTAGTCTTGATTTCTCCCCATCTGAAATAAATTTCTTAGACCTAAAAATCTCTAAAGATGGCAATGGAGATTTACATACCTCCATCTTCAGAAAACCAACTGACCGCAACACAATTCTTCGAGCAGATAGTTTTCATCCTCCTTGGTTAACAAATAATATTCCTTTTGGTCAGTTCCAGAGACTGAAACGTATATGTGACTCAGAAGAAGACTATGAAAAAAATGCTCTAGATATGACCCAGAGATTTAAGGCAAGAGGATATCAATATAAAACTATATTCAGAGCTTACAACAAAGCAAAATGTCTCCCTAGAGAACAACTGTTAGCCCCTaaacagaaagaacaacaaaatTCTGATCAGGTATATTTTGTGACACAATACAGTGACCATAGTAATGCAATTAAACAAATTGTCAAAAGCAATTGGGACATTTTGAAAAGTGATAGTGTTCTTAGAGAAGCTCTTCCAGATTCTCCGACTATTAGCTTCAGAAGAGCTCCTACTCTGAAAGACAAACTTGTTAAGAGTCATCTCCCTCCTGTATCACAGAAAACCTGGCTTTCAACCTTAAAAGGTAATCACAGGTGTGGACATTGCAATCACTGTAGCAATATGATAAATGCCAATTATTTTACTGATGTGACATCTGGTCATACATttgacataaatacatttattaattgcAATACCTCTTATGTTGTTTACAGACTTGAGTGCCCTTGTGGACGCTTCTACATTGGGAGAACAAAGCGTAAACTGAAGGCAAGATTGGCAGAACATAAGCATGCCATTAGAACTGGTAACCCACAGTACCCCATGGCTGTCCATTACAAAGAT AGTCTTTCACCCTCTGCTTTGTCATTGGCAGGTCATGctgttcaggtcatgtga